CTACCTGGATATCACATGGTTTATTTCCACGGAACGGGATATAAACAATACTGTCTCCTATCTTCAAGAACAGGTAACAGAAGAATTATGCAGCGTTTATACTTCTGTCGAAAAAGATTCCTCTCTTCCGCTTGTACTCGCCAGGATTGCAGAAATGACGGGACATCGATTTATTATCATTATCGACGAATGGGACGCATTATTCCGGGAAGCAAAGGATAATACAAATTTGCAGATGGAATATCTTCAGCTTCTCCGCGGATTATTTAAAAGCAGCCTTACGGATAAAATGATAGAAGCCGCCTATATGACAGGCATTCTTCCAATAAAAAAATATGGAACACAATCGGCGCTGACGGATTTCCGGGAATATACCATGCTCCAGCCAAAAAAACTTGCCGAGTACGTGGGATTTACGGAAAACGAGGTAATGCAACTCTGTCAGAAATATGGAATGGATTTTGCAGAAGCAAAGAAATGGTATGACGGTTATTCCTTTAGCCGGCAAAAGTCTGTGTATAGCCCAAACTCCATCGTGCAGGCGATTAATAGCGAAGAATTCAGCGATTACTGGACAGAAACAGAAACGTACGAATCTCTGAAATATTATATTTGTCTGAATCTGGACGGACTCCGGGATGCCATTATCTCTATGTTAGGCGGAGAACGCTGTAAAATCAATACGAGAACATTCCAGAATGATATTTTAAGCATCAACAGTAGAGATGACGTGCTTACCTTACTTGTACATCTTGGATACCTTGCCTATGATTCAGAGAAAAAAGAGGTGTATATTCCAAACCAGGAAGTAGCGGACGAATTTAAAAATGCTGTAGAATACAGCGGATGGGACGGTATTTCTGCTGCTCTCCGTACCTCAGACGAGCTGCTGGAAGCCACACTCCGACAGGATGCAGCGGCAGTTGCAGAAGGAATTGATAAGATTCATTCTGCAAATACCTCTATACTCTCTTACAATAATGAAAATTCTCTTAGCTGCGTAATTACCATTGCTTATTATGCAGCGCAGAAAGATTATACTCTGATTAGAGAACTTCCTTCTGGAAAAGGATTTGCGGACATTGTTTTTCTCCCACAAAAACATACCGATAAGCCCGCCCTTATCATAGAGTTAAAATGGAATCAATCCTGCAAAGGAGCAATTCAACAGATTAAAGAACGAAATTACGCAGGCGCTCTAAGTGAATACACCGGAAATATTCTGTTGGTTGGCATCAGCTACGATAAAAAAATAAAAAAGCATCAATGTATCATAGAACAATTTAAAAAATAATAGTTTCGGACCTTTAAAGGGATATTGCATAAAAAGGACTTCCCGATGCTCTGCCGGAAAGTCCTCTTTTTCAATTATTATTTTTACTGAGCATACTTACTGGAATTTTCCGATAATTTTACCATAAATGTGAGCGTATCCGTATAATCTCCGGAAGTCGTCGGCTTTTCTTCCAGCGCAAAGGTAAGTGTAGTAGAAGCGCCCACTGCCGACCCCTTCTTGAGCTCCAGCAGCGGCGTATTTTCATATACGGTTTTCCACGTTCCCGTCTTGGTAATCCAATACCGTAATTCCTTTCCTAGTGCTTTTCCATTTTCATCCAGTATCATCATAGACCATGTCGAATTCGTCCAGTGTTTTCCCTTGTCTATCTGCACCTGTACATATTCCTGTCCTGCCGGTAATATCGGATTTGCTGCAATGCTCACTTCTCCGGTTCCGGTGCCATCCTCCCCGATTTTTACCGCTTCCGGTATTGTCACTGTATAGCTGCTCGGCATGGAGTACGTCACTGTTGTGCTGCTGGTCTGGTTGTCCTGGTCCACCGTTGCAGCCGACGCCATCATAGAAATACTTCCTGCAGCCACCAATGCCAGTGATAAGGTTTTTAATACATTTTTCTTCATAAAGAACGTCCTCCCTTTTTATTTTACAATTAAGGTTGTTTCCATATCTGCGTTATTCGTCGGCGTCTCATCCGCCATCCGGTAAGGCTGGACATGAAGCACTGCCTCGTATTCGCCCGCTTCCAGTTCACGGTTCAGCGTTACCTTGTTGCAGCTTTCTCCCGGCGGTACCAGTGTCGTACTGAAAATCACTTCATCAGTCTCTTTCAGACGCAATTCGAAGGTGAGATAATACATATCCGCGTTGTCTTCCGGGTTTGTCAGCGATACGTTCGCCTCCGTTTCGCCAGCCGGAAGCGTAATGCTGCCCCAGCCCGGAATTGCAACGCCCCGTTCTTCCGCTTCGCTTTCCGTCTCTATCTCCGCCCCGACGCCGGGATCAATGCCAAGAGAGGTGCTGCTTTCCGCCTCTTCCGTAGAAACGCCTGCACTGGTGCTGTCTGTCTGCCTCTGCCACATTCCTGTCGCTGCAAAGGTAACTCCCGCTGTGAGCAGTACCGCCACAATCAGCAGAATAATTACCGTTTTCTTTTTCATAGAACCTCCCTACTCCGTACTGACGCTGAAAGTCAGAGTATCTGTATAATTGCCCGACGGAACATAGGAATCCGTCCCATTCACCGCAAGAACCAGCGCCTGACTGCCGCTCGCCGTAAAGCTTGCCGCCGCACTGCCCTCTGTCAGAGGCTCCGTCTCTCCCTGCTTTTTCAGAGAGTAAGAAATCGCTGCGCTGCTATCTTCTGTATTTACCAGCCGGAAATCCTTTTCCGAACTGACAGATACGGTAACCGTACCCTTTCCTTCCATGCTGCAATCCAGATTTATCGTACCTCCGTCAGCCGATACCTTCGGCGGAATTTCAATCTGATATTTCAGTGTTTCTTCGCCGGTACTCTTTTTGGTAGCTGTCAGCGTAAACGGATATGCAGGAGCAGCAACTTTAATCTCAACGCCATCATAGTAAGACCATTGCACCCCGGAAGACGGTTCCGGCGTAATACTTACGCTATATAGGTCTACCGCGTCCTCCGTTACTACATAAATATTTCCGCCATTTTTCGCAAAAATACGGTCTCCGATTTTCGTTACAGACGTGCCAGGGTCTGATGAAAGACTGCATCCCACCAGAGTAGCCTCCACCCAGCTTCCTTCCAGATTACCGGAAATAATCGCATTCTTGAAAATATACCAGGCAGCTCCTTTTCCCGGAGAAATTTCGCTGTGCAGCGCTGCTCCATCCATGATATTCATCTCTTTGCTGACAGAACTGCCCGCATAAAGATTTACCGTGCCGCCTAAGGCATTTACTCTGGAAATTTTCCCATAATTATTAAGCACAGCGTTTCCCGAAATCTCCACAAGTGCAGAGGTTCCCGTAAGTTCTCCAGAATTGTTCAGGGCCGCACTGCCGCCAATATTCCAGGTTCCCACGGGGTAAGTAAAATTATTCTCTACTTCCAGTACGGCATTTCCCTCTGCTGTCAGACTTCCTACCATATCTCCATTCTTAATATCCACTTTTCCGCCGCTAGCGTAAAGATTTGTAATGGTTCCCATATCCATGATATGTCCCTGATAAAGATTGCATTTTCCAATGCCCCCTCCGAAGTTTGCCAGGGCATATCCCAAATTTTCCCCTGAGGTGTTCAGATTTACTTCATTAATTCCTTTTGCACCGCTTGCTACATACAGAGAGCTTTGCCCGTTAATATTTATCTGATTAATTGTCCCTGTATTGCCGCCATATATATGAACAGAAGAACTTCCGTTTGCTGTAATTTTCCCTATAGTACCGTGTGGAAAATCTACATACAGCTTTCCTCCATCCACTAATATACTGTCAGCCTGACCACGCGCATAAAATATTCCTCCGGATACCACAAATGCCCAGTCTTGAAATTCAATAATGTCATCTAAAACACAATTTCCTTTAACGGTAATTTCCCGCGTTCCTGTCTGTTCATAATCTTTTCCAGCTTCTCCTGACAGACCTGCAATCGCACTCTTTGTCTGCGCGGCAGCTTTTTTTGGCTTCTCATCGGAAACTTCTGTCTCGGTTTCACCTTCTTCAGACTCTTTCGTCATCGGCTCTGTGTCCGTCTCCGCAGGCGCTTCCGTGCCATCTTCTGTCATTTGTTCTGAAGATATCTCCGCACCGCCTTCCTGCTGCTCCGAAGATGCCTCGGTAGTGTTTTCCGTCGGCTTCTGCGCAGGCGCTTCTGTCACTGCCTCCGTCGGTTTTTCCGCAGGCGCCTCTGTAGCTGGCTCCGCCGGTTTTTCCACCGATGCCTCTGTGGCTGGCTCTATTGATTTTACCGCAGCCGCTTCCGTTACTGCCTCCGTATGTTTCTCTGTAAACAGTTCCTGCGTCTCTTCCTGTGAGAAAACAGACTGCGGAAGCATTGCTGCCAGCAGGCAGATGGACAGCAGCATACTCAGCCGTTTCGCAGAGTTTTTATTTTGTTTTCTGTCTTTTCTGTTCATACTGCCTCCTTAAATACGCCTTCTAAAAGCTGTCAGCTTCCAGATTATTACGCCGGACACCAGAAGAAGCATCAGCCACATTCCTGCACGACTGCCGTCCCCTGTCTTCACAGAAGCAGAAGAGCTGTTTTTCCCTGCTCCGTTCTGACCGGAACCGGAATTCCCCTGCTGCGGTTTTTTCGTACCTGGTTCGGTTTCGGTTTCCGTCTCAGTTTCTGATTCTGTTTCCGTTTCGGTTTCCGTCTCGGTCTCGGTTCCCGTTTCTGTCTGCGGTTCTGTCTCCGTCTCAGTTTCTGATTCTGTCTCGGTTTCCGTTTCGGTTTCGGTTTCCGTCTCGGTTTCTGTCTCGGTTTCTGTTTCTGTCTCTATCGGAATTTCGGCAAATCTTATTGTCACAGTGATATCCTCATATACTCCCGCAAGAGTAATCCGGTTTCCCTCTGACTCTAACCAGTTGTCCGGCTCAGATGTCGCTTTCTCAAATACGTATCCGTTATCTGATATCACTTCCATCGTCAGAGAACCCAGTCTGTCCACCTTATATGTAAAGGTTCCCGTATAGGTACTCCCATTGATCCGGACACTGCCGCCTTCGCCGCAGTCTACTGTAATCGTATGCTCTTCCGGAACCGTCGTCGTGAGAATCGTATCCTGCGCTGCAGCGCCAACCGTACCCAGCAGTACGCACACTGCCGCCAGCAGGCAAATCCAAATTTTTTTCATACGCTCCCCCTTACTTTTCCACATAGCTTACCCGGAAGGTAACCGTATCTGCATAGCTTCCTGCCGCCGCCCGGTTCCAGTCCGCCTCCTCAATCTTCACAGTCAGCGGCACCGCTTCCCCTTCTTTTTCAAAATCTGCCGTCAGAAATCTTTCTTCTCCGGCGCACAGCATGTAGGGCAGCTTCTGTTCTCCATTATCCAGATTGCCGTCGCAGAGCGCCTCCACCCGGACCACATGGTCAATCTCCAGGAGCGCATCCTTCAATATCACAGAACCTATATCCGTCCGGAGCGCTCCATAAGCAATCTCTTTATCCGCCGGAATATTCACCGTATAGTAAGGCTCAATTCTGGCGGAAATAACCATCTTATACTCTTCCGGCAGGTCCGCCGCAGCAATGCTGACACAGGACAGGCTGCTTAAAAATGCCGCTGTCCATAGCACCCGTTTCATTTTCATAACCGCCGTACCTCCATTTGTTTTTGGTTTATAGCCAAATAAATGCACGTATTCTTCCAGTATAGAATACGTTTCTGCCCATTTATGAGAAAGGTACAAGCGAAACGGTAAATGTCAGTGTATCCGTATAATTTCCTGCTGCTGTCGGCTCTCCTACAAGCGTAAATTCCAGCGGATATGTTATATCCTCCGTCGCACTTGCAAACTGGGTATGCGGAATCATAGTAATTCTCCTTAAAGCACTATTTCCCAGACTTACTTCATCTTTCCTCGTATCGCTTATAATTCTTTTTATCGTATACGGAATATATACCTCATACTCTTTGGTTGAAGATTTTCCGGATGCCGCCAGACGGAACCTGGTCGTCGTGCCTGCCGGAACAGAAGAAGTCATATAATTTTCAGATGCTGTCAGAGAAACTGTCAAATAGTTAGCAATGGGAATCAGACTGTCTTTATCCACCGTAATAGTGGCGGTTTTTACTGTTTCCCCGGCTTTAAATTCCACAGACTCCGGAATCGTTACCTGGAAATAACTGTCTACTCCATAAGTGAGTACCGTATTCGCTGTACCTCCATCATCTGTGTCAATCACCGTGTTCGCCATAGCGCCTGTTCCGCACGCAAGCGTCAGCGCCAGCGATAAAATTGCTGCTAATCTTTTCTTCATAGGTATATCCTCCCTGTTTATTTTAGTTCATTTATTTTATATAATATTTTCATAAAAAACAACCGATTCTGCACCAAATGACATCCAAACTGCATGAATATCAAAATCATTTGCATATTTTGTGTTATAATCATAATGGTGTTTTTTACTCGCGAGGTATAGCTATGAACATTGCATTCGTAAATGACAAAATAGAAGAATCTGAAGAGATGCTTCAGATGATTAATGAATATAAACATGAAAAAAACTTATTTTTCACAGTAGACTTCTTTCGAAGCGGTGAGAAATTTCTGGAACATTTTACCGTATCCAAATACGCAATTATTTTCATGGATGTTTATATGGAAGGAATAGACGGCGTGGAAACCTGCCGG
This is a stretch of genomic DNA from Marvinbryantia formatexigens DSM 14469. It encodes these proteins:
- a CDS encoding AAA family ATPase; amino-acid sequence: MGMYLNIGNAGFQSVRKGLYVDKSGLISFINNTLGTKDKLTCVSRPRRFGKSFATQMLCAYYDKSCDSKSLFSDLKIAADPMFGHYLNKYDVIYLDITWFISTERDINNTVSYLQEQVTEELCSVYTSVEKDSSLPLVLARIAEMTGHRFIIIIDEWDALFREAKDNTNLQMEYLQLLRGLFKSSLTDKMIEAAYMTGILPIKKYGTQSALTDFREYTMLQPKKLAEYVGFTENEVMQLCQKYGMDFAEAKKWYDGYSFSRQKSVYSPNSIVQAINSEEFSDYWTETETYESLKYYICLNLDGLRDAIISMLGGERCKINTRTFQNDILSINSRDDVLTLLVHLGYLAYDSEKKEVYIPNQEVADEFKNAVEYSGWDGISAALRTSDELLEATLRQDAAAVAEGIDKIHSANTSILSYNNENSLSCVITIAYYAAQKDYTLIRELPSGKGFADIVFLPQKHTDKPALIIELKWNQSCKGAIQQIKERNYAGALSEYTGNILLVGISYDKKIKKHQCIIEQFKK